In Aquincola tertiaricarbonis, the genomic stretch ATCAGCTCCAGGCCCTCGCGCGATTCGGCGACGAACTGGTCCAGCACTTCGCTCATGTTCATGCGGGCACTCCCAGGGCCAGGTGGGCGGCGGCGGCGCGGCGGGCGGCGGCCACGTCGCCCAGCAGCAGCGCGGCGGTCAGCACCAGCTCGCAGGGCTTGGCGGGCTTGAGCAGGTAGGCATTGGCGCCGGCTTCCTGCGCCGCGCTGGCGTCATGGGCCTGGGCCTCGGTGCTGACCATCAGCACCGGCGCCTGGGCCAGCTCGCCCTGGCGGCGCAGCTCGCGCACGAAGCTGTAGCCGTCCATGCGCGGCATGTTGATGTCGCACACGTACAGGTCGTAGGGGGTGTCCAGCGCCTGGTTGGCCGCCTTCTCCAGCGCTTCCATGCCGTTGACGGCCTCGTCCACCTGCCAGCCGGCATCGGTGAGCATCTTGCGGTGGTACAGCCGCACCGTGGCGGCATCGTCGATGACGAGGATGTGGGCCTTCAAGCTTGGCCTCCTTCCAGCGGTTTCTGATGGACCATGGCGGCCGGAAA encodes the following:
- a CDS encoding response regulator; the protein is MKAHILVIDDAATVRLYHRKMLTDAGWQVDEAVNGMEALEKAANQALDTPYDLYVCDINMPRMDGYSFVRELRRQGELAQAPVLMVSTEAQAHDASAAQEAGANAYLLKPAKPCELVLTAALLLGDVAAARRAAAAHLALGVPA